A stretch of Gossypium arboreum chloroplast, complete genome DNA encodes these proteins:
- the petL gene encoding cytochrome b6/f complex subunit VI has product MPTITSYFGFLLAALTITSALFIGLSKIRLI; this is encoded by the coding sequence ATGCCTACTATAACTAGTTATTTCGGTTTTTTACTAGCGGCTTTAACTATAACCTCAGCTTTATTTATTGGTCTGAGTAAGATACGACTTATTTGA
- the accD gene encoding acetyl-CoA carboxylase carboxyltransferase beta subunit, giving the protein MEKSWFNLILSKGELEYRCGLSKSMDSRLGPVENTTVNEDPTRNDTDKNIHDCSDSSSYYSKVDHLVDVKDIRNFISDDTFLIRDSNQDRYSIYFDSENQIFELNNDHSFLSELESFFYSYHNSSYMNNGSKNDEPHYHFNLYDNDTNCGWNNHINSCIDSYLRSQICIDSSILSGSDNSNDNYIYNYICGEGGNSSEGKNFDIITRENGNDLTLKESSNDLDLYKDLWVQCECENCYGVNYKKSLNSKMNICEQCGYHLKMRSSDRIELSIDPGTWGPMDEDMISLDPIEFQSEEELYKDRIDFYQRKTGLTEAIQTGTGQLNGIPIAIGVMDFQFMGGSMGSVVGEKITRLIEYATNNFLPLILVCASGGARMQEGSLSLMQMAKISSALYDYQSNKKLFYVSILTSPTTGGVTASFGMLGDIIIAEPNAYIAFAGKRVIEQTLNKTIPEGSQAAEYLFHKGLFDPIVPRNPLKGVLSELVQLHGFFPLNQNSIK; this is encoded by the coding sequence ATGGAAAAATCATGGTTCAATTTGATCTTGTCTAAGGGAGAATTAGAATACAGATGTGGGCTAAGTAAATCAATGGATAGCCGCCTTGGTCCTGTTGAAAATACTACTGTAAACGAAGACCCGACTAGAAATGATACGGATAAAAACATTCATGATTGTAGTGACAGCTCTAGTTATTACAGTAAGGTTGATCATTTAGTTGACGTCAAAGACATTCGGAATTTCATTTCTGATGACACCTTTTTAATTAGGGATAGTAATCAGGACCGTTATTCCATATATTTTGATAGTGAAAATCAAATTTTTGAGCTTAACAATGATCATTCTTTTTTGAGTGAACTAGAAAGTTTTTTTTATAGTTATCATAATTCTAGTTATATGAATAATGGATCGAAAAATGATGAGCCCCACTATCATTTTAACTTGTATGATAATGATACTAACTGTGGTTGGAATAATCACATTAATAGTTGTATTGACTCTTATCTTCGTTCTCAAATCTGTATTGATAGTTCCATTTTAAGTGGTAGTGACAATTCCAATGATAATTATATTTATAATTACATTTGCGGCGAAGGTGGAAATAGTAGTGAAGGCAAGAATTTCGATATAATAACTCGTGAAAATGGTAATGATTTAACTCTAAAAGAAAGTTCTAATGATCTCGATCTATACAAGGATTTGTGGGTTCAATGCGAATGCGAAAATTGTTATGGAGTAAATTATAAGAAATCGCTTAATTCAAAAATGAATATTTGTGAACAATGTGGATATCATTTGAAAATGAGGAGTTCAGATAGAATCGAACTTTCGATTGATCCAGGCACTTGGGGTCCTATGGATGAAGACATGATCTCTCTGGATCCCATTGAATTTCAGTCTGAAGAAGAGCTTTATAAAGATCGTATTGATTTTTATCAAAGAAAGACAGGATTAACTGAGGCTATTCAAACAGGCACGGGTCAACTAAACGGTATTCCTATAGCAATCGGGGTTATGGATTTTCAGTTTATGGGGGGGAGTATGGGATCTGTAGTAGGCGAGAAAATCACCCGTTTGATCGAATATGCTACCAATAATTTTTTACCTCTTATTCTAGTGTGTGCTTCCGGAGGAGCACGCATGCAAGAAGGAAGTTTGAGCTTGATGCAAATGGCTAAAATATCTTCCGCTTTATATGATTATCAATCAAATAAAAAGTTATTTTATGTATCAATTCTTACATCTCCTACTACTGGTGGAGTGACTGCGAGTTTTGGTATGTTGGGGGATATCATTATTGCTGAACCCAATGCCTATATTGCATTTGCGGGTAAAAGAGTAATTGAGCAAACATTGAATAAAACAATACCGGAAGGTTCACAGGCGGCTGAATATTTATTCCATAAGGGTTTATTCGATCCAATCGTACCACGTAATCCTTTAAAAGGTGTTCTGAGTGAGTTAGTTCAGCTCCACGGTTTTTTCCCTTTGAATCAAAATTCAATCAAGTAG
- the rbcL gene encoding ribulose-1,5-bisphosphate carboxylase/oxygenase large subunit (RuBisCO large subunit) codes for MSPQTETKASVGFKAGVKEYKLTYYTPEYEVKDTDILAAFRVTPQPGVPPEEAGAAVAAESSTGTWTTVWTDGLTSLDRYKGRCYDIEPVPGEEDQYICYVAYPLDLFEEGSVTNMFTSIVGNVFGFKALRALRLEDLRVPTAYIKTFQGPPHGIQVERDKLNKYGRPLLGCTIKPKLGLSAKNYGRAVYECLRGGLDFTKDDENVNSQPFMRWRDRFLFCAEAIFKSQAETGEIKGHYLNATAGTCEEMIKRAMCARELGVPIVMHDYLTGGFTANTSLAHYCRDNGLLLHIHRAMHAVIDRQKNHGMHFRVLAKALRMSGGDHIHAGTVVGKLEGERDITLGFVDLLRDDFIEKDRSRGIYFTQDWVSMPGVLPVASGGIHVWHMPALTEIFGDDSVLQFGGGTLGHPWGNAPGAVANRVALEACVQARNEGRDLAREGNEIIREASKWSPELAAACEVWKAIKFEFDAVDKLDKVEK; via the coding sequence ATGTCACCACAAACAGAGACTAAAGCAAGTGTTGGATTCAAAGCTGGTGTTAAAGAGTATAAATTGACTTATTATACTCCTGAATATGAAGTCAAAGATACTGATATCTTGGCAGCCTTCCGAGTAACTCCTCAACCCGGAGTTCCGCCTGAGGAAGCAGGGGCCGCGGTAGCTGCTGAATCTTCTACTGGTACATGGACAACCGTGTGGACCGATGGGCTTACCAGCCTTGATCGTTACAAAGGGCGATGCTACGACATTGAGCCCGTTCCTGGAGAAGAAGATCAATATATATGTTATGTAGCTTACCCTTTAGACCTTTTTGAAGAAGGTTCTGTTACTAACATGTTTACTTCCATTGTGGGTAATGTATTTGGGTTCAAAGCCCTGCGCGCTCTACGTCTAGAGGATCTGCGAGTCCCTACTGCTTATATTAAAACTTTCCAAGGCCCGCCTCATGGCATCCAGGTTGAAAGAGATAAATTGAACAAGTATGGTCGCCCCCTATTAGGATGTACTATTAAACCTAAATTGGGGTTATCCGCTAAGAACTACGGTAGAGCAGTTTATGAATGTCTACGTGGCGGGCTTGATTTTACCAAAGATGATGAGAATGTGAACTCCCAACCATTTATGCGCTGGAGAGACCGTTTCTTATTTTGTGCCGAAGCAATTTTTAAATCACAGGCTGAAACAGGTGAAATCAAAGGGCATTACTTGAATGCTACTGCAGGTACATGTGAAGAAATGATCAAAAGGGCCATGTGTGCTAGAGAATTGGGAGTTCCTATCGTAATGCACGACTACTTAACAGGTGGGTTCACCGCAAATACTAGCTTGGCTCATTATTGCCGAGATAATGGTCTACTTCTTCACATCCATCGCGCAATGCACGCAGTTATTGATAGACAGAAGAATCATGGTATGCACTTTCGTGTACTAGCTAAAGCTTTACGTATGTCTGGTGGAGATCATATTCACGCTGGTACAGTAGTAGGTAAACTTGAAGGAGAAAGGGACATAACTTTGGGCTTTGTTGATTTACTACGTGATGATTTTATTGAAAAAGATCGAAGCCGTGGTATTTATTTCACTCAAGATTGGGTTTCTATGCCAGGTGTTCTGCCCGTAGCTTCGGGGGGTATTCACGTTTGGCATATGCCTGCTTTGACCGAGATCTTTGGAGATGATTCCGTACTACAATTCGGTGGAGGAACTTTAGGACACCCTTGGGGAAATGCACCGGGTGCTGTAGCTAATCGAGTAGCTTTAGAAGCATGTGTACAAGCTCGTAATGAGGGACGTGACCTTGCCCGCGAGGGTAATGAAATTATCCGCGAGGCTAGCAAATGGAGTCCTGAACTAGCTGCTGCTTGTGAAGTATGGAAGGCGATCAAATTTGAATTCGACGCAGTGGATAAATTAGATAAAGTGGAAAAATGA
- the atpB gene encoding ATP synthase CF1 beta subunit has protein sequence MKINPTTSVPGVSTLEKENLGRISQIIGPVLDVAFPPGKMPNIYNALVVKGQDTAGQQINVTCEVQQLLGNNRVRAVAMSATDGLTRGMEVIDTGAALSVPVGGATLGRIFNVLGEPVDNLGPVDTRTTSPIHKSAPAFIQLDTKLSIFETGIKVVDLLAPYRRGGKIGLFGGAGVGKTVLIMELINNIAKAHGGVSVFGGVGERTREGNDLYMEMKESGVINEQNLAESKVALVYGQMNEPPGARMRVGLTALTMAEYFRDVNEQDVLLFIDNIFRFVQAGSEVSALLGRMPSAVGYQPTLSTEMGTLQERITSTKEGSITSIQAVYVPADDLTDPAPATTFAHLDATTVLSRGLAAKGIYPAVDPLDSTSTMLQPRIVGEEHYETAQRVKQTLQRYKELQDIIAILGLDELSEEDRLTVARARKIERFLSQPFFVAEVFTGSPGKYVGLAETIRGFKLILSGELDGLPEQAFYLVGNIDEATAKATNLEMESKLKK, from the coding sequence ATGAAAATAAATCCTACTACTTCTGTTCCTGGAGTTTCCACGCTTGAAAAAGAAAATCTGGGGCGTATTTCTCAAATCATCGGTCCAGTACTGGATGTAGCCTTTCCCCCGGGCAAGATGCCTAATATTTACAACGCCCTAGTAGTTAAGGGTCAAGATACCGCCGGTCAACAAATTAATGTAACTTGTGAGGTACAGCAATTATTAGGAAATAATCGAGTTAGAGCTGTAGCTATGAGCGCTACAGATGGTCTAACGAGAGGAATGGAAGTGATTGACACGGGAGCTGCTCTAAGTGTTCCAGTCGGCGGAGCGACCCTAGGACGAATTTTTAACGTGCTTGGGGAGCCCGTTGATAATTTAGGTCCTGTAGATACTCGCACAACATCCCCTATTCATAAATCCGCGCCCGCTTTCATACAATTAGATACAAAATTATCTATTTTTGAAACAGGAATTAAAGTAGTCGATCTTTTAGCTCCTTATCGTCGTGGAGGAAAAATCGGACTATTTGGGGGGGCTGGGGTAGGTAAAACAGTACTCATTATGGAATTGATCAACAACATTGCCAAAGCTCATGGGGGCGTATCCGTATTTGGCGGAGTAGGTGAACGGACTCGTGAAGGAAATGATCTTTACATGGAAATGAAAGAATCTGGAGTAATTAATGAACAAAATCTTGCGGAATCAAAAGTGGCTTTAGTCTACGGTCAGATGAATGAACCGCCAGGAGCTCGTATGAGAGTTGGATTGACTGCCCTAACTATGGCGGAATATTTCCGAGATGTTAATGAACAAGACGTACTTCTATTTATAGACAATATCTTCCGTTTTGTCCAAGCGGGATCCGAAGTATCTGCCTTATTGGGTAGAATGCCTTCCGCTGTGGGTTATCAACCCACCCTTAGTACCGAAATGGGTACTTTACAAGAAAGAATTACTTCTACCAAGGAGGGATCCATAACTTCTATTCAAGCAGTTTATGTACCTGCGGATGATTTGACCGACCCTGCCCCTGCCACAACATTTGCGCATTTAGATGCTACTACCGTACTATCAAGAGGATTAGCTGCCAAAGGTATTTATCCAGCGGTAGATCCTTTAGACTCAACGTCCACTATGCTCCAACCTCGAATCGTTGGTGAGGAACATTATGAAACTGCGCAAAGGGTTAAGCAAACCTTACAGCGTTACAAAGAACTTCAGGACATTATAGCTATCCTTGGGTTGGACGAATTGTCCGAAGAGGATCGCTTAACCGTAGCAAGAGCGCGAAAAATTGAGCGTTTCTTATCACAACCCTTTTTCGTAGCGGAAGTATTTACCGGTTCCCCGGGGAAATATGTTGGTCTAGCAGAAACAATTAGAGGATTTAAATTGATCCTTTCCGGAGAATTAGACGGTCTTCCTGAACAGGCCTTTTATTTGGTAGGTAACATCGACGAAGCTACTGCGAAGGCTACGAACTTAGAAATGGAGAGCAAATTGAAGAAATGA
- the psaI gene encoding photosystem I subunit VIII, whose translation MTTFSSFPSIFVPLVGLVFPAIAMASLSLYVQKTKIF comes from the coding sequence ATGACAACTTTCAGCAGTTTTCCCTCTATTTTTGTGCCTTTAGTAGGCCTAGTATTTCCGGCAATTGCAATGGCTTCTTTATCTTTGTATGTTCAAAAAACTAAGATTTTTTAG
- the atpE gene encoding ATP synthase CF1 epsilon subunit (ATP synthase epsilon chain) yields the protein MTLNLCVLTPNRIVWDSEVKEIILSTNSGQIGVLPNHAPIATAVDIGILRIRLNDQWLTMALMGGFARIGNNEITILVNDAEKGSDIDPQEAQQALEIAEANLRKAEGKRQTIEANLALRRARTRVEAINAIS from the coding sequence ATGACCTTAAATCTTTGCGTACTTACCCCTAATCGAATTGTTTGGGATTCAGAAGTGAAAGAAATCATTTTATCTACTAATAGCGGACAAATTGGCGTATTACCAAATCACGCGCCTATTGCCACAGCTGTAGATATAGGTATTTTGAGAATACGCCTTAACGACCAATGGTTAACGATGGCTCTGATGGGTGGTTTTGCTAGAATAGGCAACAATGAAATCACTATTTTAGTAAATGATGCGGAGAAGGGTAGTGACATTGATCCACAAGAAGCTCAGCAAGCTCTTGAAATAGCGGAAGCTAACTTGAGGAAAGCTGAAGGCAAGAGGCAAACAATTGAGGCAAATCTAGCTCTCAGACGGGCTAGGACACGAGTCGAGGCTATCAACGCGATTTCGTAA
- the petG gene encoding cytochrome b6/f complex subunit V (cytochrome B6-F complex subunit 5), whose protein sequence is MIEVFLFGIVLGLIPITLAGLFVTAYLQYRRGDQLDL, encoded by the coding sequence ATGATTGAAGTTTTTCTATTTGGAATCGTCTTAGGTCTAATTCCTATTACTTTGGCTGGATTATTCGTAACCGCATATTTACAATACAGACGTGGTGATCAGTTGGACCTTTGA
- the psbE gene encoding photosystem II protein V — MSGSTGERSFADIITSIRYWVIHSITIPSLFIAGWLFVSTGLAYDVFGSPRPNEYFTESRQGIPLITGRFDSLEQLDEFSRSF, encoded by the coding sequence ATGTCTGGAAGCACAGGAGAACGTTCTTTTGCTGATATTATTACCAGTATTCGATACTGGGTCATTCATAGTATTACTATACCTTCCCTATTCATCGCGGGTTGGTTATTCGTCAGCACAGGTTTAGCTTATGATGTGTTTGGAAGCCCTCGTCCAAACGAGTATTTTACAGAGAGCCGACAAGGAATTCCATTAATAACTGGCCGTTTTGATTCTTTGGAACAACTCGATGAATTTAGTAGATCTTTTTAG
- the cemA gene encoding envelope membrane protein (heme-binding protein) has protein sequence MAKKKAFTPLLYLASIVFLPWWISLSFNKSLKSWITNWWDTRQSETFLNDIQEKSILEQFIEVEELFLLDEMIKEYPETHLQKLRIGIQKETIQLIKLHNEDHIHTILHFSTNLICFVILSGYSILGNEELLILNSWVQEFLYNLSDTIKAFSILLLTDLCIGFHSPHGWELMIGSIYKDFGFAHNDQIISGLVSTFPVILDTILKYWIFRYLNRVSPSLVVIYHSMND, from the coding sequence ATGGCAAAAAAGAAAGCATTCACTCCCCTTCTATATCTTGCATCTATAGTATTTTTGCCCTGGTGGATCTCTCTCTCATTTAATAAAAGTCTGAAATCTTGGATTACTAATTGGTGGGATACTAGGCAATCCGAAACTTTTTTGAATGATATTCAAGAAAAGAGTATTCTAGAACAATTCATAGAAGTAGAGGAACTCTTCCTGTTGGACGAAATGATAAAAGAATACCCGGAAACACATCTACAAAAGCTTCGTATAGGAATCCAAAAAGAAACGATCCAATTGATCAAGCTGCACAATGAGGATCATATCCATACGATTTTGCACTTCTCGACCAATCTAATCTGTTTCGTTATTCTAAGTGGTTATTCTATTTTGGGGAATGAAGAACTTCTTATTCTTAACTCTTGGGTTCAAGAATTCCTATATAATTTAAGCGACACAATAAAAGCTTTTTCTATTCTTTTATTAACAGATTTATGTATAGGATTTCATTCGCCCCACGGTTGGGAACTAATGATTGGCTCTATATACAAAGATTTTGGATTTGCTCATAATGATCAAATTATATCTGGTCTTGTTTCTACTTTTCCAGTCATTCTAGATACAATTTTAAAATATTGGATCTTTCGTTATTTAAATCGTGTATCTCCGTCACTTGTAGTTATTTATCATTCAATGAATGACTGA
- the psbL gene encoding photosystem II protein L: MTQSNPNEQNVELNRTSLYWGLLLIFVLAVLFSNYFFN; encoded by the coding sequence ATGACACAATCAAACCCGAACGAACAAAATGTTGAATTGAATCGTACCAGTCTCTACTGGGGGTTATTACTCATTTTTGTACTTGCTGTTTTATTTTCCAATTATTTCTTCAATTAA
- the psbF gene encoding photosystem II protein VI translates to MTIDRTYPIFTVRWLAVHGLAVPTVSFLGSISAMQFIQR, encoded by the coding sequence ATGACCATAGATCGAACCTATCCAATTTTTACAGTGCGATGGTTGGCTGTTCACGGACTAGCTGTACCTACCGTTTCTTTTTTGGGGTCAATATCAGCAATGCAGTTCATCCAACGATAA
- the ycf4 gene encoding photosystem I assembly protein Ycf4 — protein sequence MSWRSESIWIEFIVGSRKTSNFCWAFILFFGSLGFLLVGTSSYLGRNLISLFPSQQIVFFPQGIVMSFYGIAGLFISSYLWCTIFWNVGSGYDRFDRKEGIVCIFRWGFPGKNRRIFLRFLMKDIQSIRIEVKEGIYARRVLYMEIRGQGAVPLTRTDENLTPREIEQKAAELAYFLRVPIEVF from the coding sequence ATGAGTTGGCGATCAGAATCTATATGGATAGAATTTATAGTGGGATCTCGAAAAACAAGCAATTTTTGCTGGGCCTTTATCCTTTTTTTTGGTTCATTAGGGTTTTTATTAGTTGGAACTTCTAGTTATCTTGGTAGGAATTTGATATCTTTATTTCCGTCTCAGCAAATAGTTTTTTTTCCACAAGGAATCGTGATGTCTTTCTATGGGATCGCAGGCCTCTTTATTAGTTCCTATTTGTGGTGCACAATTTTTTGGAATGTAGGCAGTGGTTATGATCGATTCGATAGAAAGGAGGGAATAGTCTGTATTTTTCGTTGGGGTTTTCCTGGAAAAAATCGTCGCATCTTTCTACGATTCCTTATGAAAGATATTCAGTCCATCAGAATAGAAGTTAAAGAGGGTATTTATGCTCGTCGTGTCCTTTATATGGAAATCAGAGGCCAGGGGGCCGTTCCCTTGACTCGTACTGATGAGAATTTGACTCCGCGCGAAATTGAACAAAAAGCTGCTGAATTGGCCTATTTTTTGCGTGTACCGATTGAAGTCTTTTGA
- the petA gene encoding cytochrome f (apocytochrome f precursor; component of cytochrome b6-f complex) → MQTRNTFSWIKEEITRSISVSLMIYIITGASISNAYPIFAQQGYENPREATGRIVCANCHLANKPVDIEVPQAVLPDTVFEAVVRIPYDMQLKQVLANGKKGALNVGAVLILPEGFELAPPDRISPEMKEKIGNLSFQNYRPTKKNILVIGPVPGKKYSEITFPILSPDPASNKDAHFLKYPIYVGGNRGRGQIYPDGNKSNNTVYNATATGIVSKIIRKEKGGYEITITDALDGHQVVDIIPPGPELLVSEGESIKLDQPLTINPNVGGFGQGDAEIVLQDPLRVQGLLFFLASIVFAQIFLVLKKKQFEKVQVSEMNF, encoded by the coding sequence ATGCAAACTAGAAATACTTTTTCTTGGATAAAGGAGGAGATTACTCGATCCATTTCCGTATCGCTCATGATCTATATAATAACCGGGGCTTCCATTTCAAATGCATATCCCATTTTTGCGCAGCAGGGGTATGAAAATCCACGAGAAGCAACTGGGCGTATTGTATGTGCCAATTGCCATTTAGCGAATAAACCCGTGGATATTGAGGTTCCACAAGCGGTACTTCCTGATACTGTATTTGAAGCGGTTGTTAGAATTCCTTATGATATGCAACTGAAACAAGTTCTTGCTAATGGTAAGAAAGGGGCTTTGAATGTGGGTGCTGTTCTTATTTTACCAGAGGGGTTTGAGTTAGCCCCGCCTGATCGTATTTCGCCCGAGATGAAAGAAAAGATAGGCAATCTGTCTTTTCAGAACTACCGCCCCACTAAGAAAAATATTCTTGTGATAGGTCCTGTTCCTGGTAAAAAATATAGTGAAATCACCTTTCCTATTCTTTCCCCAGACCCTGCTAGTAATAAGGATGCTCATTTCTTAAAATATCCCATATACGTAGGCGGAAACAGGGGAAGGGGCCAGATTTATCCCGACGGGAACAAAAGTAACAATACTGTTTATAATGCTACGGCAACAGGTATAGTAAGCAAAATCATACGAAAAGAAAAAGGGGGGTACGAAATAACCATAACGGATGCCTTGGATGGACATCAAGTGGTTGATATTATCCCCCCAGGACCAGAACTTCTTGTTTCAGAGGGTGAATCTATCAAACTCGATCAACCATTAACAATTAATCCTAATGTGGGTGGATTTGGTCAGGGGGATGCAGAAATAGTACTTCAAGACCCACTACGCGTCCAAGGTCTTTTGTTCTTCTTGGCATCTATTGTTTTTGCACAAATCTTTTTGGTTCTTAAAAAGAAACAGTTTGAGAAGGTTCAAGTGTCCGAAATGAATTTCTAG
- the psbJ gene encoding photosystem II protein J (photosystem II reaction center subunit X) — MADTTGRIPLWIIGTVTGIPVIGLIGIFFYGSYSGLGSSL, encoded by the coding sequence ATGGCCGATACTACTGGAAGGATTCCTCTTTGGATAATAGGTACGGTAACTGGTATTCCTGTGATCGGTTTAATAGGTATTTTCTTTTATGGTTCATATTCTGGATTGGGTTCGTCCCTGTAA